The window CGCGCTCTCCAGCGTCTTGCCGTCGACGAACACCGCCGAGCGCACGATCAGCGCGTCGGCGGACTCCAGCTCCGCCGCCAGGTTGCCGTTGATGTTCTCGGGGCCCACCACGGTCCACTTCGCCTCTTCTTTCAACGCGGCGAGCGCGGCGGGCGCGATCTTCTCGGCGACGACGATCTTCATGGAAGGAAGTTTCCAGTTTCAGGTTTCCGGTTTCCAGTAGCAATGCCCGTTTTTGGTGCAATGGGGTTCTTCACCGCCGAGGCGCGGAGTACGCCGCGAAGACGTGAACCGGAACTCCTCCGCGTCCTCGGCGTCTCGGCGTTGAAGAAGGTTCTAGCGGGTGGGGATGGCGCTGCGGTGGTTGGGGGCGGTCGCCTTGGCGTACTCCACCTGGGCGGCGCGCACGCCGCGGCCGAACTCCACGTGCTTGGGCGCGAGCACCTTGGCGAGCACGTGCTCGAGCGCCGCGACGATCGCGATGGTGTCGAGGTAGTCGTAGAAGCCGAGGTGGGCGATGCGGAACATCTTGCCCTTCATGTCGCCCTGCCCGTTGGCGACGACCGCGCCAAAGTCCTCGCGGAAGGCCTTGACGATGGCGCCGGAATCGACCCCTTCCGGCGGCGCGATGGCGGTCAGCGCGGAGGCGGGCGACTGCTTGGCGAACAGGTGCAGGCCGAGCGCTTCAACCGCGGCGCGCGTCATGACGGCGGCGGTCTCGGCGTTGTGGATCAGCGCCGCGCGGCCCACGACCAGGTCGCCGTTGCCGGCCATCCGCAGGTAGTCGAGCGCGGCGGCCAGCGCGGCGATGAGCGCGGTCGCGGGCGTGAACGCCGACTCGCCCTTCGCGGCCGCCTTCCGCTCCTTCGCCAGGTCGAAGTAGAAGCGCGGGCACTTCGCCGTCTCCGCGCGCTTCCACGCGCGCTCGCTCACCGAGAGGTACGCGAGCCCGGGCGGGATCATGAGCGCTTTTTGCGAGCCGCCGATCAGGACGTCGATGCCCCACCCGTCGGGGTCGAGCGTGGTGGTGCCGAGGCCGGTGATGGCGTCCACCACCAGCAGCGCGTCGGAGTGCATGCGCACCAGCTCCGCGATGGCGCGCACGTCGTGCCGCACCCCGGTGGAGCTTTCCGTCGCCTGCACATAGACGGCACGGACGTCGGGCTTGAGATACCGCTTCACCTGGTCGAGGTCGAAGGTGGCGCCGTACTCGGCGGGCACGATCTCGCGCTCCAGCCCGAAGGCCTTGGCGAGGTCCATCCACCGCTCGCCGAATTTCCCGGCGGTCAGGACGAGGACCTTGTCGCCGGGCGAATGGAAGTTGGTGACCGAAGCTTCCATGGCGCCGGTGCCGGAGGCGGCCAGCACCAGCACATCGTGCTTCGTGCCGAGGAAGGTCTGCAGGTCGATCAGGGTCTTGGCGAACAGCGCGCGGAAATCGGCGGTGCGGTGGTGGACGTCGGCCGCCGACATCGCGCGCGCGGCTTCCGGCAGCAGCGGCGTCGGTCCGGGAGTGAACAGCCGCGGCTTGCGGAGCATGGCTAGTTCAGCCGCAGGCGCTGGAAGTCGGTCGGCTTGCCGGCAAGCAGCTTCTGGCCTTCGAGGAAGACGACGAGCGCGTCCTCGGGCTTGTCGCCGCTGAAGACGACCATC of the Terriglobales bacterium genome contains:
- a CDS encoding alanine--glyoxylate aminotransferase family protein, producing the protein MLRKPRLFTPGPTPLLPEAARAMSAADVHHRTADFRALFAKTLIDLQTFLGTKHDVLVLAASGTGAMEASVTNFHSPGDKVLVLTAGKFGERWMDLAKAFGLEREIVPAEYGATFDLDQVKRYLKPDVRAVYVQATESSTGVRHDVRAIAELVRMHSDALLVVDAITGLGTTTLDPDGWGIDVLIGGSQKALMIPPGLAYLSVSERAWKRAETAKCPRFYFDLAKERKAAAKGESAFTPATALIAALAAALDYLRMAGNGDLVVGRAALIHNAETAAVMTRAAVEALGLHLFAKQSPASALTAIAPPEGVDSGAIVKAFREDFGAVVANGQGDMKGKMFRIAHLGFYDYLDTIAIVAALEHVLAKVLAPKHVEFGRGVRAAQVEYAKATAPNHRSAIPTR